In Numida meleagris isolate 19003 breed g44 Domestic line unplaced genomic scaffold, NumMel1.0 unplaced_Scaffold180, whole genome shotgun sequence, the following are encoded in one genomic region:
- the LOC110390742 gene encoding late histone H2B.L4-like, translated as MSAESGKMHGRASSSGDKKSKRKPKRKETYSVYIYKVLKQVHPDTGISSKAMSIMNSFVNDIFERLAVEASRLVQYNHRSTLTSREVQTAVRLLLPGELAKHAVSEGTKAVTKYTSSK; from the exons ATGAGCGCAGAAAGTGGGAAGATGCATGGTCGTGCTTCCTCCTCTGGTGACAAGAAGTCCAAGAGGAAGCCTAAGAGAAAGGAAACTTATTCAGTCTATATCTACAAAGTACTGAAGCAA GTGCACCCTGACACAGGTATCTCCTCCAAGGCCATGAGCATCATGAACTCATTTGTCAATGACATCTTTGAGcggctggcagtggaggcatCGCGCCTGGTGCAGTACAACCACCGCTCAACCCTCACCAGCCGGGAGGTGCAGACGGCCGTGCGGCTCCTGCTGCCCGGTGAGCTGGCCAAGCATGCCGTGTCTGAAGGCACCAAGGCTGTCACCAAGTACACCAGCAGCAAGTGA